From Branchiostoma floridae strain S238N-H82 chromosome 5, Bfl_VNyyK, whole genome shotgun sequence:
AAAGAATCCATATGTAATCTAGAAATCTTTCATTCTGCATGGCACACACTTCATATTCAATATTCTTTCTCAGCAATAGACAAAGATATACAAGTTACTATCTTATCTTATATACAAGTTACTATCTTATCATCAACATGATACAACTTGTTGTAGAATAAATATTTTCAAGGCCTAAAGTACCAAATCCAAATGTTTTCACATTTCTCACCTGTTTTTCTGTGAATGCTGTCTTGATTGTGACAGGTTCTGTTGCCAAGGtgatgttgtcatggtaacacaGAGCAGGAAAGGCAAACCAGTAGTAATAATAGTACTTCTTCAGATCCTGCAGTATCAAAGATGTCAACATGTTAGATACATGACAAGCCCTGTAGTCTtgcctttttttattatatGGGAATTTTAcccattgaaaaacaaaattcaacaatactataaattgtacaaagcagcagcaaaatgagcaaatatatgctgtaaattaaaaaaaaaagagtataccatactgtgtgttcagacatttattcaaccttcctaaACTCTTAGATTCCATAACAAAGGCTTaatttttttgccaagcttTTGTTTTATGTGcacgctcgcattagttttggagttcccagaggatgacATATAACCATTAATCAAACTGGCCTTAGGTGTGAAAACCAACATCTAATACTTGACATGAAAAGTAATGATTGAATACTCACTGCAAAAGTAAGCAGAAGAAACCTAGTCAGTAGGGAAGGGTTCTGTACAGCTGCTCCACTGGTGATGTCTTCCCAGATCTGAAACATCAGGGGATATGTGAATTAATGTAAAACTCACAGTCATacaaaacacaatacaatacaacagtACAACACAGCAGAATTTAATGCAGAGGAGGACTCACACTGCCATAGAACACATAGAGAATACAAGACCATGTATTCTGTACCCACCCAAGAAGACACACATTTCAAGGCAAAATGTGCCCAAAGCTAACACTTTGTGGGAACATACACTGTGGGGGTACAGATGCTACAGGGGGTATGGATGctacagggggtacagacaccacagggggtacggacaccacAGGGGTAAGAACACTACAGGGGGTAAGAACACTACAGGGGTGATACTGTAAAGCATTGACCAGTCTGGAACTCCAGTATCAAAGATTTTATGGCCTAGGTATGACATTAACTATTGCACAGAATTGCCCAAATGACAAAGTATGGCATATCATGATATTGATTGATATACCTTCTGTGCGGCACTGTCTATTAGAGCTTTCTTGTCCGATTCCTTGAAGGCTTCCATGGTGTTCATGTTATGCAGGGTCCCGTACGACAAGCAACATCTCGGAGGTGACTTGTAGTTCCTaggaacagaacagaacagagcAGAATAAAATAGAACAAGTGGGATGTTAAATGTTAGCTCTTAAAAGCAAGAGTCAGAAGGACACAATCCTCCATGAAGTATTTGGGGGCTTAAGTTTTGACACCCTATTTGAATACCAAGgcaacataccaaatgtcagaCTAATCCAATAAAAGGATCTCTTGACTTGTGGGTGCAAAGACACAGATCCAGATATCATATAGATGCAAAAGTGATACATACATACTGAGAATGATAAAAACTCACTCATCAAAAGCATTAAACTCCAGACTCATCCTGCAGGGCAGACCTGGGGCATCACCTGTCAAAGGGAGAAAAATACAAACGCATTTTGCTTAACGCTTGTAAGGACACATTCTGATGATCATGTcaatttgatcatatggatgtcatccaagCACACATCAAGTTTCGTCCATGCATTTCTCCCAAAAAAGTTTTCTACTATAAGTATTGTAAATGATACAAATTAGCAAAGGCAGCAATGATATCATCcgtataatcgaatcaacattaTCTGATACATGGTGACAGGTCTTATTAAtcgaaatgaaaaataaagaatcaAATCATCTGCTTTGAAATATCTTCTCATTTCACGACTCTACTGGTATGTACTGCACCCACAAACTAAAGGTTATCTTTACCAAGGAGGTATGACAAACCTCCTAGTATACGTATTGGACCCTGAACCTTTAACCAGTAAAATTCCTTACCGTTATAGTAGAAGCCATGGATGGGCCTGGGCTGATCGTCTAGTTTGTAGACTTCCAGCTTGTTCTGGGTAAGTTTGTGCCAGAACCCGGCGTCCAATGCGCTGCCGAAGGGGGCGAACTGGAGCGGGATGGCAGAGGCGTTACCTTCGGACATTCTGTcacttggggaggggggcgggtcCGACTAGGTGGCGGTCAATAAAATGTGGAATTACACCCGCTGTTGTCGTTTCACAACTCGGCTTCTAGTCCCAAACGCTTGAATGAGTCGTCTAATCTCTAGATGGACCAGGAAACCAATCAGAACGTAATACAACGATATAAAACGGCCTTTTTTTTCTCGTAGACGCGGAAGTTGTTGTCGTCTTGTGATTACAGGTGAAGGTGCAAAGGTCAAGATTTTAGGGACAGCCCATTATCTGTTGCAAAGGGTGTGATTGTACACCGTCTAAAAACAATGTCTAGATATCAACAAGGCTTTACAAgtctacaaaacaaaataatatatTCGTTTACTAATACAAATATTCAAGTTTAGCCTTATATGTCGAGAAAAGCACAACTATTTGATTCCAGGCTCTTACATGAATGATTATTGATTTGTCCCTAGTTAGTGATTGGTTACCCTGATGACCCCAGGCGACACCGCCAACATGGCTGCACGATTTCTCATTTGAAACGCTCTTTGTTTTAGAGCAAGTTTTGAACACGTTCCGCCACCTGACGCTCAAGAAATACCTACAGAAGGCGTCACACCAGAACCCTGCATCCTTCCTTCCAATGCAGTGACTCATCTTTCATAAATAGTAGCGAAAATGCGGAGATTTTCGACCCAGGGACTGATATTTTTCTGTGAACTCGTTTTAGTCTTGCAACTGCAAGCTTTTGCAACGACGCTAAACTTTGAGGTGAATTCTGGAGATGCAGAAAAGGGCAGAACTCAGCTTGCGGAAATCAGAAAGAGGAGCGAGGACCCAAGATACGGGAGATGTTGGACCACGGCACTTGCAAGAGTCGAAAGCGGCTGCAAAAGTCTCACAGATGACCAACAGAGCAGGATGGCCATAGCCTTTGCGAACTGCCATCTTGCGAAGTCGGGAAAGAGAGATTACGAATGTAAACCTGGGCAAACCATACAAGAATGTACCCAAGATATGGACGACTTGGCTTTCTCGACTTACACGGAATTTTTCACGCATACGCAAAATATCTGCTTCTTTTTGCAAAACCAGGTAAGAAGATTATGTAGATGGCGTTCTTTTTTGTGTAATTAGGATAAAGGCGAAAGCTGATTGGTTGTTGGAGATAATtggttttgtgtcttttgtttgGTGAAATGTTGACTAAGTATCTGACATAGAAGTGTGAAAAAGAActgtttgtttgaaaatgtcCACAGAGGCTTTGTGTTTAAAACTTGGGATTTGCACATGAGTTGCAATATTGAAATAGACTAATTGCTACATGATAATAGACAGTATTCTTCTTTCTTGAGATGATAGTttcttgttttgatatcaattacCAAGTACAGGCTTTAGAATTCTGTATTATGTACTTTTGCATTCAAAACATTGAACAGTTTGATAAAACAATCTAATGCATTGCAGATGAAAGTTCAATAATCCAATACacacaaatgaaaacaaatattttaacaaatgaaaacaaatattttaacTTGAGATCATAGTTACACTTAGATCTACAACCTAGTACATAAAAAAGAACAGTGTACATGTGAAgacagaattttaaaaaagataGTTTAGATAGTTTAACATTCAGattatatgtagaaaaatacatttgatggaaaattttgaaaagttcaATTTGTTTACGTAATTTGCATGCTGTTCACCAAATATACAAGGCTGCAAATTTAAGATATTATGAGATATGAAATATTATACAAtttgtgatgattctggctgctcggctgaagaactgcccaaggctatggacgatagggaaggatggaggaagagagtcatgtccatccacgcaaccagcacgcccggatgatgatgatacaattTTGTGATTTGTCTTTTTCTATTCCAGGTGTGGCAGGAGAACACAGAGAGAACCGTCTCAATGTTAGCTGACAATTCAGACAAAGTGGCTCACAAACTGGAGGTATGGAAAAAAGTCAAAATGCTTTGAACATGTTGTGATGATGTGATATGTTATAATACTTATATGTAGTAAGATTTGCACTCTGACTTTCAAGTAGATTGAGGTGTTGAGAGATTTCAGATGCAGATTTATGAAGATATAGGAGGTATCTCCCTACATGGCACAACTGGTAGCGACTGTTACAGTTAGATGGTAACTGGGAAACCTCAGGACatctcagttggggctgcaccaTCTTTCAAAAGGGGTGTAAAATTGGTGTCCTTtttttgaggaggtgcctcgagcacatTACAAGGGTAAGAGCTAGCAACCCCTGCCTGTCAAGATATATTAGAACAGAAAGGAAACTTAGTGCCCTATAAGATACGAGCATACATTTACTTCCTTCCTTCAGGTGACAGCAGAGATGCAGGAGATGGTCATTGCTCGACAGAACGCCTCCCTTAAGAAGCAAGAAGACATCTTGAGACACGAGGAAGCCTTGAGGAAGACCCTGAAGAGTTCCACGGAGAACGTCCAAGCTGCCTTCGATCAGATGAAGCAGTCAGCTAGGGAGCAAAGGGCTCtgtttggggaggtaaaaattttttatctccaagcaggtcccaggtagcataagatagtaacaaattcaaaagctgccagaggagtgaagctggcataggagtgtgtttggcccAGTGGTTGTtaactccctttggccagctgtacttagccagctttgatactatcttatgccactggtaaatctgcctggagaatTGGACCAGtttttgaaaaatacataagCTTGTCCGATCAGCACTTTTAGTTGTACTGAGCCTTATTCTTCATAATATAGGATATTCTGCAGTAAAAAGTAAATGTACAATCCAAAATAGAATTCTTCAAAACACTGTTCAAGTGTCTCCTCTCTCCTACCTAGGCATTTTACAGGATTGAAGATTTGTATGCCATCGTGCTGGGAGTGTGTACTGGGTTCTACACCTTATTCCTCATAACGTAGGCTATTCTGTAGAAGTAGATGTACAATCCAGAATACACCATTCATGTGTCTTCTCTTTTTATTCCCAGGTATTTGGTAGGATTGAAGACCTCCAGGCCATGGTTCTAGGAGAGTTTACAGGGTTCTACACTCTAGTCTTCATCACCCTGTCTGCCATCATCATCTACATGCTCACCTCCACACCGCGGACCAGCAGTGCTCGCTTCTGGATGTTCCTCGTTTTACTACTGAACGCTGGGATGGAGAGACTCATCGCTAACCGAACAGTACTGGACAGCGAGGGGCAGAATGCTACTGTAGGTTGCAGTTCCTTTTGTAGATAACAATAGGCATAGCTTTCAATATACATCTGGGTTTGAAATACAGGGTGCATGTACACTTTTGTGCGTCCAAATTTGGAGCTGTTAACCTAATTTTTGACTGTGGGAGCACCAAGATATTTTAGTAGGCTATAGGGTCAAGGTACTACCAGTACTGTACACCAGTATATAGATTATTCTTGAAACGGAAGTATCCAAAAAGGCAAGAAAGCCTTTATTACTTTGTTGTATTGATAGTTTAGAATTTCCTATAGAGTAACAGGTTCAAAGCGATACTAGGCTTTGTATTTATGTTTTACTGAAATTATACTTTATCATatgttgtgcacccaattttttttctatacaccTTAAAGTATTGATTGGAGTGAGAAaggttaagtacatgtattgtacatatGCAAAGCTTCTTTTCAGACATTCTTTATATCGAAAATACTTTATTTCTTCTTGACCATCGCTCATACTGTACAATACTTTGAACAGAAATGGTAGCTACTGAGTCATAGCCTTTCTGCAATTGATATCAATAATAGTAttcctttgtttcttttgcCTCCTAGGAGCTTGTGTACGAGCGTCTCTGGTTCTGCCGGAAGTTTTTCTGCATGGTTGCCATGACTGTACTGGCTGTGTGTAGTTATAGGTACAATCTTTTTCTACTACAAATCAATAATACAAATCAATGTCTTCATGtggggtaattgctgtcatATATTGAGGTCAGCTGAGTTAGCACCAAATTGCAGCCGCTCTGGACCCTTTGCCTTCTGGCAATTCAGctcctggctgcaaagagagagtagtcagcgCACCACTAACAAATATACTTTAACTGATCCTTAACGCTGCAAGTGGGTTAAATTTAggtccaggtatgacataatgtacAACAGTATCTTCACTATCATCACCTTCTTGTAAACAATGGACCTAGATGTATAATATGACTTGTTTGTTTCAGGTACAAAGACTACAACAAGATCAACAATGACCTTCTCCTGAAGATAGAACAGCAGAACCAACAGCTCCAAAACGCCCTGTGCAAAATACGTGGGTTTATTTGCTACTCCTTTCCTTCTAGTTTCTAACTCATAAGAAAGTCTTAACAGTTCCAAAATCACTTTAAGGTCAATCATGAACTTGTATTTTgctttgtaagtttgtttttgatgaCTCACATGTTTTTGTTCTTGCGCTTGACCCTGACCCCCACAGAGAAGAGTCCCCTGGGTATGTTTGCGGGAGGTGGAGATGGTAAGGATACAGTGGATGCAGGGGCGATAGACTTTGGTGAGGGGtgctttccttccttccttctgaCTGCAGTGTGTCTTTACCTTCAACATAGCTCCTTTGTTCTTACACTTGTAAACAATCAAAGTGCactttttgtgtgttgtgtgtttacTTTCAGCACTGTTACACAGCTTCATatgttttcacaaacaaatGGCACTGCAAGCCTGTAGCCTTGGGACATTTAGAAAAATCTCCCCACACACTGAATGGTACCCAAGAAGAATGATAAATGAAATCTCTCTTGACAGCACTGTTATCAACAGTCTCTGTTTTCTACTTCTCTCAAAAACACAAGAAATGCCATCATGAATTTTCTCAAGTTTCCAAAGATGCATAACCCCCTAGAGAGCATTTGGTActttctggtaaaaaaaaaatctacagaagaacccccctcccccaaacaaaaTCTTGGCTACAGGCATGCACTAGTTGCATGTTTGAGGTGGTACTTCAGCTTCTGCAAGTctgcttcttttcttttttttctacagaggGGTTTGATAATTGTACACTGCATTTACTAGGAATTTGTGTTACCATGTCATTACAAGTAGGAGTTAGAGTTCatttcttgtgtgtttgtgtcagtgtGATGTTGTTGTGACATCCACGTACATACATGCCTTTGGCACGCAATGATACATACATTGAGGGTTATTCTCTGATCTCCACAGATATATCAGATGCAGATGATGACACCTTCCATGGATCTGATGACAGTGACTCTGATGATGGTGAGTCCAGGGCTACGAGCAACAGTCGTAGGACAAGTAGAGCAGGTAAGAATGTTTCTAGTTCAGTTCTATTTGCCAGGTTTTCTGGTGACACAACAATCCAAAGCCTACTTAGGTATTTAATGGGTATTAAAAGGCTTTATAGTTTGTTAGCTTGCTtgctctctgtctctctctctctcattcactcactcactcaattgCTTGCTCACTTGCTttctcactctcacacactcagtcactcactcatacACTCATGTCTATACCCTCAtcttctctctcactcacttacACAGTCTCACATACTCTCCAACACCCTCACATTCTCTCTCAAACAttctcagtcactcactcactaatgGAGTCATACCCTTGCTCACTCTCACATCCTTACA
This genomic window contains:
- the LOC118415953 gene encoding uncharacterized protein LOC118415953 isoform X2; the encoded protein is MRRFSTQGLIFFCELVLVLQLQAFATTLNFEVNSGDAEKGRTQLAEIRKRSEDPRYGRCWTTALARVESGCKSLTDDQQSRMAIAFANCHLAKSGKRDYECKPGQTIQECTQDMDDLAFSTYTEFFTHTQNICFFLQNQVWQENTERTVSMLADNSDKVAHKLEVTAEMQEMVIARQNASLKKQEDILRHEEALRKTLKSSTENVQAAFDQMKQSAREQRALFGEVFGRIEDLQAMVLGEFTGFYTLVFITLSAIIIYMLTSTPRTSSARFWMFLVLLLNAGMERLIANRTVLDSEGQNATELVYERLWFCRKFFCMVAMTVLAVCSYRYKDYNKINNDLLLKIEQQNQQLQNALCKIQKSPLGMFAGGGDDISDADDDTFHGSDDSDSDDGESRATSNSRRTSRAGTPVVNIATGLFTPIHADEADVATVKAEDFQTPDRPPSRNSEDSAIGSGPEPEPGPSSPSVRRRIGRPKGSRNYRESTPSIDDRVVSPGGRYNLRTRRTPQPNPLTTEESPRSFARKVHTLARIARHNSHVLRMTRDDGDEPAGVAPKFFSSDEDD
- the LOC118415953 gene encoding uncharacterized protein LOC118415953 isoform X1, yielding MRRFSTQGLIFFCELVLVLQLQAFATTLNFEVNSGDAEKGRTQLAEIRKRSEDPRYGRCWTTALARVESGCKSLTDDQQSRMAIAFANCHLAKSGKRDYECKPGQTIQECTQDMDDLAFSTYTEFFTHTQNICFFLQNQVWQENTERTVSMLADNSDKVAHKLEVTAEMQEMVIARQNASLKKQEDILRHEEALRKTLKSSTENVQAAFDQMKQSAREQRALFGEVFGRIEDLQAMVLGEFTGFYTLVFITLSAIIIYMLTSTPRTSSARFWMFLVLLLNAGMERLIANRTVLDSEGQNATELVYERLWFCRKFFCMVAMTVLAVCSYRYKDYNKINNDLLLKIEQQNQQLQNALCKIQKSPLGMFAGGGDGKDTVDAGAIDFDISDADDDTFHGSDDSDSDDGESRATSNSRRTSRAGTPVVNIATGLFTPIHADEADVATVKAEDFQTPDRPPSRNSEDSAIGSGPEPEPGPSSPSVRRRIGRPKGSRNYRESTPSIDDRVVSPGGRYNLRTRRTPQPNPLTTEESPRSFARKVHTLARIARHNSHVLRMTRDDGDEPAGVAPKFFSSDEDD